Proteins found in one Lutimonas zeaxanthinifaciens genomic segment:
- a CDS encoding arginase family protein, translating into MKKQIKKYPPIAQDRLDKYQDLWKNSTSREGVHPDLKAHFERVKTMGNGKGIEFLSNINKDYLGAFMAPFSQNVEEADIAVIGMPFEKSAPMNASHKYGPKVLRELSKNFMGTTEPWINGEFDIPFDFANIIDYGTIDTYGQFDLSGEMEYALEHYRKIVVENQCVPFMWGGDHTVSVAPLTTLGELWGPLSVIHFDAHYDLVTEADFPYPYHSGNMFTQNFAKGNVDPERMIQIGIRGRMTGLVGGHAKNFGTKVVFADEARIMTPREMADQIIEVVGDGPTYISLDLDCLDPVFNSASSAVEPFGLDANWIYDVLKLVRMSGKVNLVGADVVEYAPQNDPARTFGYIAAGLSWKILCWLAADVKRRNGGVNHPTVWDMALGNVTL; encoded by the coding sequence ATGAAAAAACAAATTAAAAAGTACCCGCCAATTGCACAGGACAGATTAGACAAGTATCAGGATCTTTGGAAAAACTCTACGAGCAGAGAAGGAGTGCACCCTGATTTAAAGGCCCATTTTGAAAGAGTGAAAACAATGGGTAATGGCAAAGGGATAGAGTTCTTAAGCAATATCAACAAAGATTACCTGGGGGCATTTATGGCTCCATTCTCACAAAATGTAGAGGAAGCGGATATTGCAGTAATCGGGATGCCTTTTGAAAAATCGGCACCAATGAATGCTTCACATAAATACGGGCCAAAAGTTTTGAGAGAGCTTTCCAAGAACTTTATGGGAACCACAGAGCCCTGGATCAATGGGGAGTTCGACATTCCTTTTGATTTTGCAAACATCATTGATTATGGAACGATTGACACTTACGGGCAGTTTGACTTGTCTGGAGAAATGGAATATGCCCTGGAACATTACAGAAAGATTGTAGTTGAAAATCAATGTGTGCCTTTTATGTGGGGTGGAGATCATACGGTATCCGTAGCTCCTTTAACCACGCTGGGAGAGTTATGGGGCCCATTAAGTGTAATTCATTTTGATGCCCACTATGATTTGGTAACCGAAGCAGATTTTCCTTATCCATATCATTCAGGAAATATGTTTACTCAAAACTTCGCCAAAGGTAATGTTGATCCTGAGCGAATGATACAGATAGGGATCAGGGGAAGGATGACTGGTCTCGTAGGGGGTCATGCCAAGAATTTTGGAACCAAGGTGGTTTTTGCAGATGAGGCAAGAATTATGACGCCCAGAGAAATGGCCGATCAGATCATCGAAGTCGTTGGAGATGGTCCAACCTATATCTCTCTTGATTTGGATTGTCTGGACCCTGTTTTTAACAGTGCTAGCTCTGCGGTTGAACCCTTTGGTTTGGATGCCAACTGGATCTATGATGTGCTCAAACTGGTTAGAATGAGTGGAAAGGTCAATTTGGTTGGAGCAGATGTTGTGGAATATGCACCCCAAAATGATCCTGCACGGACCTTTGGATATATCGCGGCCGGATTGAGCTGGAAAATCCTTTGCTGGTTAGCGGCAGATGTAAAAAGAAGAAATGGAGGAGTGAATCATCCAACGGTTTGGGATATGGCACTCGGAAATGTAACCTTATAA
- a CDS encoding sigma-54 interaction domain-containing protein gives MYQSITYFIIGIYMAFSIGQLLFYFFSKKSPVNLLMSLLGFVASCYLYFSVQLHSIESLEFIGKILPYHISFYLIQMMFLFAILQELNAPKKRLFLNVLLGFTGFLIILNLIFPNSLIYQSITALDRIMVLNQDYNLLIGEINPYYFPVVILSYLLYTAFLIYQIYLATRKKSNSRRIIFTSIAGVYLLSNIYDVLVDLRVIQGVYLTEYFMLPVLLLLNLDIFIELRKGSYFESSLKNVQQNFNSLIESVGLIVIAVDPKGNILYANPFFFDFSGYKEREVLNKSFKELMVSEQNYDRFDTMFSKVISDKDELKIDFEILDKKANKKVVSWSNVPIIGIDGDVQEILTIGADITEKEKNHSLVIEANQELIKLRSQLEDENTFLKENLRSISNLKQEMIGESVTMKYVFRSIDEVAKTDTSVLIEGETGVGKELVARSIHDKSNRFDQPYVKVNCGALPKDLIESELFGHVKGAFTGAINARKGRFELADGGTIFLDEIGELPLDLQAKLLRVLENSEFNPLGSEKLKRVDVRVVAATNRNLKEFTEEGFFRSDLYYRLSVFPITVPPLRNRIEDIPLLVEHFLEAYCDKLNVDPLPVSVSTVKKLKAYSWPGNVRELKNVIERSVISSMNRKKLFVDAAILKENPKLQQKEHKSLIEVEREYIISILNETGWKISGKGSASAILDINEATLRSKMKKLGISRTGMAPK, from the coding sequence GTGTATCAATCCATTACTTATTTTATCATAGGTATTTATATGGCCTTTTCTATTGGCCAGCTGCTGTTTTATTTTTTTAGCAAAAAGAGTCCTGTAAATTTATTAATGAGTCTTTTAGGTTTTGTTGCCTCTTGCTATCTCTATTTCTCTGTCCAGTTGCATTCCATTGAATCGTTAGAATTTATCGGTAAAATTCTCCCTTATCACATAAGCTTCTACCTGATTCAAATGATGTTTTTATTTGCCATTCTGCAGGAATTGAATGCACCTAAAAAGAGACTTTTTTTAAATGTTCTACTTGGTTTTACGGGATTTCTAATTATTTTAAACTTAATATTTCCTAATAGCCTGATATACCAAAGTATTACAGCCCTAGACAGAATAATGGTTCTCAATCAAGATTATAATTTATTGATAGGGGAAATAAATCCTTATTACTTTCCGGTTGTGATTCTGTCCTATCTTTTGTACACAGCATTTCTAATTTATCAGATCTATTTGGCTACACGAAAGAAATCTAATTCAAGACGAATAATATTTACTTCAATTGCCGGAGTTTATCTCTTGTCAAATATCTATGATGTCTTGGTTGATCTAAGAGTGATCCAAGGAGTTTATTTAACAGAGTATTTTATGCTACCTGTTTTATTGCTATTGAATTTGGATATATTCATAGAATTAAGAAAGGGGAGCTATTTTGAGAGCAGTCTGAAAAATGTCCAGCAGAATTTTAATTCGCTTATAGAAAGTGTAGGTCTTATAGTTATAGCAGTCGATCCAAAAGGCAATATTCTATACGCAAACCCATTTTTCTTTGACTTTTCTGGCTATAAAGAAAGGGAAGTTTTAAACAAAAGTTTTAAGGAGTTAATGGTCTCAGAACAGAATTATGACAGATTCGATACAATGTTTTCTAAAGTCATTAGTGATAAGGATGAATTGAAAATTGATTTCGAAATATTGGATAAAAAGGCTAACAAAAAGGTTGTTAGTTGGTCAAATGTTCCAATTATCGGTATTGACGGCGATGTTCAGGAAATTTTGACTATTGGTGCGGATATCACTGAGAAAGAGAAAAATCATAGTTTGGTCATTGAGGCGAATCAGGAATTAATCAAACTTCGTTCACAGTTAGAAGATGAGAATACTTTTTTGAAAGAGAATTTAAGGAGTATTTCTAATTTAAAGCAAGAAATGATTGGTGAAAGCGTAACGATGAAGTATGTTTTTCGTAGTATTGATGAAGTGGCGAAAACAGATACCTCGGTCCTGATTGAAGGAGAAACCGGAGTGGGAAAGGAGTTGGTCGCGCGATCGATACATGACAAAAGCAATCGATTTGACCAGCCTTATGTGAAGGTAAATTGCGGAGCTTTACCCAAGGATTTGATCGAAAGTGAACTCTTTGGACATGTTAAAGGAGCGTTTACAGGGGCTATAAATGCGAGAAAAGGGAGATTTGAACTCGCTGATGGCGGCACCATATTTTTAGATGAAATTGGAGAGTTACCGCTGGATTTACAGGCAAAGCTACTACGGGTTTTGGAAAATTCTGAATTCAACCCACTGGGAAGTGAAAAGTTAAAGCGAGTTGATGTAAGGGTAGTAGCCGCAACGAACAGAAATCTTAAAGAATTTACCGAAGAAGGTTTCTTTAGATCAGACCTTTATTACCGTTTGTCTGTTTTCCCAATAACGGTGCCTCCGCTTAGAAACAGGATAGAAGACATTCCATTATTGGTGGAACATTTTTTAGAAGCTTACTGTGATAAATTAAACGTGGATCCATTACCTGTATCGGTATCAACCGTCAAAAAATTGAAGGCCTACTCTTGGCCCGGTAATGTTCGTGAATTAAAAAATGTGATTGAACGGAGTGTGATCTCTTCAATGAACAGAAAAAAATTATTTGTTGATGCTGCCATTTTAAAGGAAAATCCAAAACTTCAGCAGAAAGAACATAAATCCCTTATTGAAGTTGAACGTGAGTATATTATTAGTATTTTGAATGAGACAGGTTGGAAGATCAGCGGGAAAGGAAGCGCCTCTGCTATCCTCGATATCAACGAAGCAACCTTGAGGTCAAAAATGAAAAAGTTAGGGATTTCCAGAACAGGTATGGCCCCAAAATAA
- a CDS encoding acyl-CoA dehydrogenase gives MDLTLTEEHNNIKEAAREFAQRVLKPGVIERDTKGEYPVEGVRQMKEMGFIGMTVSEKYGGGGMDMISYVLVMEEISKIDSSSSVILSAHNSLVCWGIEAFGSEDQKQRYLTKLATGDYMGAFCLSEPEAGSDATSQKTMATDQGDHYLLNGTKNWITNGSTADIYVVIAQTDIEKGHRGINAFIVEADSQGVSTGPKEDKLGIRSSDTCSVMFQDVKVPKENRIGPDGFGFKYAMKTLDGGRIGIASQALGIAAGAYELALAYSHERKSFGKPINQHQAVAFKLADMMVDIECARLLTLTAAKQKDLSLPYSLMAAMAKLKTSEVAMKHTVEAVQIHGGYGFVKEYHVERLMRDAKITQIYEGTSEIQKLVIARSIMKK, from the coding sequence ATGGATCTGACTTTAACAGAAGAGCATAACAATATTAAGGAGGCAGCAAGGGAGTTTGCCCAAAGAGTTTTAAAACCGGGAGTTATTGAGCGTGACACAAAAGGGGAATATCCGGTGGAAGGTGTCAGGCAGATGAAAGAAATGGGTTTTATTGGTATGACCGTATCCGAAAAATACGGGGGAGGAGGAATGGACATGATTTCATATGTATTGGTTATGGAAGAAATCTCTAAAATTGACAGTTCAAGCTCTGTGATTCTTTCCGCACATAACTCTCTGGTATGCTGGGGTATTGAAGCTTTCGGATCTGAGGATCAAAAGCAGAGATATCTTACCAAATTAGCTACAGGGGATTATATGGGAGCATTTTGTTTGTCAGAACCCGAGGCGGGATCGGATGCTACAAGTCAGAAAACAATGGCTACTGATCAAGGAGACCATTATCTTTTGAATGGCACCAAAAATTGGATCACCAATGGGTCAACGGCTGATATTTATGTGGTAATCGCTCAAACGGATATTGAAAAAGGACATAGAGGAATAAATGCCTTTATTGTGGAGGCTGATTCGCAGGGAGTGAGCACAGGACCCAAAGAAGATAAATTAGGTATAAGATCCTCAGATACCTGCAGTGTTATGTTTCAGGATGTCAAAGTGCCAAAGGAAAATAGAATTGGACCTGATGGATTTGGATTTAAATATGCCATGAAGACATTGGATGGTGGAAGAATAGGTATTGCCTCGCAGGCTTTGGGAATAGCTGCCGGGGCCTATGAATTGGCACTCGCCTATTCACATGAAAGAAAGTCATTTGGAAAACCCATCAATCAACATCAGGCTGTTGCCTTTAAATTGGCGGATATGATGGTTGATATTGAATGTGCACGCTTACTAACTTTAACTGCTGCCAAACAAAAGGACCTGTCTTTGCCCTATAGTTTGATGGCTGCAATGGCTAAATTAAAAACGTCTGAGGTTGCTATGAAACATACTGTTGAGGCTGTACAAATCCACGGAGGATATGGTTTTGTAAAGGAATATCATGTTGAGCGTTTAATGAGGGATGCTAAGATAACTCAAATCTACGAAGGGACTTCTGAGATTCAAAAATTAGTCATCGCCAGAAGTATTATGAAAAAATAG